In Arthrobacter sp. StoSoilB5, one genomic interval encodes:
- a CDS encoding IlvD/Edd family dehydratase has protein sequence MEESNYKDLRSARWFAPHDLTGFVHRTAIQAEGFSRFALKDKPVIGIANSWSELVNCNIHFKLLADAVKRGVLMAGGLPLEFPTISLGESLMKPSAMQFRNLMAMDVEESIRAYPLDAIVLLGGCDKTVPAQLMGAASADVPTIMLTGGPQEPAHFRGKQLGVGTDTWKYADELRAGKITEADFDELESAAKPSAGHCSEMGTASTMTSLVEALGMCLPGTASIPAVDARRAQAAEATGRRAVEMAMSQGPKPSEILTKEAFDNAITLLMAVGGSTNAVVHLLALARRVGYELPLDRFHEISQRTPRIVNVRPSGEYLVQQLFQVGGISTVLKELAPLLNKDAITVTGESLENGYSSAPEPDGVVVGTLAAPFDASGGIAVVRGSLAPNGAVIKRSAASKDLLQHKGSAVVFEDIYDLGRRIDDPDLDITEDSVLVLRNSGPVGAPGMPEWGMLPIPERLLRRGIRDIVRISDARMSGTAFGTTVLHVSPEAAVGGPLAIVRDGDPIVLDVENQRLDLDIPAEEIESRLADLKLPEPKYRRGYGRLFIDHVNQADEGCDFDFLKGLPDEEPQRLPYGLMSGWQGGW, from the coding sequence ATGGAAGAGTCGAACTACAAGGACCTCCGCAGTGCGCGCTGGTTTGCACCTCACGACCTCACGGGGTTCGTTCACCGGACAGCGATTCAGGCTGAGGGCTTCTCGCGCTTCGCCCTCAAGGACAAGCCGGTCATCGGCATCGCTAACTCGTGGTCGGAGCTGGTCAACTGCAATATCCACTTCAAGCTGCTGGCAGATGCCGTTAAGCGCGGTGTCCTGATGGCCGGCGGTCTGCCGCTGGAGTTCCCCACCATTTCCTTGGGCGAGAGTCTGATGAAGCCCTCGGCCATGCAGTTCCGAAACCTCATGGCCATGGACGTTGAAGAGTCCATCCGCGCCTACCCGTTGGACGCTATCGTGCTCCTGGGTGGCTGCGACAAGACCGTTCCGGCCCAGCTTATGGGTGCTGCCAGTGCGGATGTTCCAACCATCATGCTCACCGGTGGGCCCCAAGAGCCTGCACACTTTCGGGGTAAGCAGCTCGGTGTGGGCACGGACACGTGGAAGTATGCAGATGAGCTGCGTGCAGGGAAGATCACGGAGGCGGACTTCGACGAGCTTGAGTCAGCCGCGAAGCCCTCTGCCGGACACTGCAGCGAGATGGGCACGGCCTCTACCATGACGTCCCTCGTTGAAGCGCTCGGCATGTGCCTGCCGGGTACTGCGTCAATCCCTGCAGTGGATGCGCGCCGCGCCCAAGCGGCCGAAGCCACAGGCCGCCGGGCAGTGGAAATGGCCATGTCACAGGGGCCAAAGCCCAGCGAAATTTTGACGAAAGAGGCGTTCGATAACGCCATTACCCTCCTGATGGCTGTAGGTGGTTCCACCAACGCCGTGGTGCATCTTCTGGCACTGGCGAGGCGCGTCGGATACGAGCTGCCATTGGATCGCTTCCACGAGATCTCGCAACGTACCCCTCGCATAGTCAACGTCCGTCCATCGGGCGAGTACTTGGTGCAGCAGCTGTTCCAGGTCGGCGGCATCTCCACCGTACTCAAGGAACTGGCACCACTGCTGAATAAGGACGCCATCACAGTCACGGGGGAGTCCCTCGAGAATGGCTACAGTTCGGCCCCCGAACCTGATGGCGTCGTGGTCGGCACTCTCGCGGCCCCCTTTGATGCCTCCGGAGGCATCGCCGTCGTCCGCGGCTCCCTGGCTCCCAACGGTGCGGTCATCAAGCGAAGTGCGGCGTCCAAGGACCTGCTGCAGCACAAGGGCTCAGCAGTGGTGTTCGAGGACATCTACGATCTTGGACGTCGAATCGACGACCCTGATTTGGACATCACGGAAGACTCTGTGCTGGTCCTGCGTAATAGTGGCCCTGTGGGAGCCCCCGGCATGCCCGAATGGGGCATGCTCCCCATTCCCGAAAGGCTCCTGCGGCGCGGGATCCGTGACATCGTCCGCATTTCGGACGCTCGAATGAGCGGTACCGCATTTGGCACCACAGTGCTGCATGTTTCGCCAGAGGCCGCAGTTGGTGGACCGCTGGCGATTGTTCGGGATGGTGACCCTATTGTGCTGGATGTTGAGAACCAGCGGCTGGATTTGGACATCCCTGCCGAAGAGATCGAGAGCCGGCTGGCGGATCTCAAGCTTCCGGAACCGAAATACCGGCGCGGCTATGGACGACTCTTCATCGATCACGTGAACCAAGCCGATGAGGGCTGCGACTTCGACTTCTTGAAGGGCCTGCCGGACGAGGAGCCACAGCGCTTGCCGTACGGCCTGATGAGCGGTTGGCAGGGCGGTTGGTAA
- a CDS encoding ABC transporter permease, with product MSLTMENLKTKLGPADLKEGLTATKVKRFIGDYGIIILFVVILVFLAAAAPNFLTLNNIVNVVRQSSIIGLIALGMTFIMITAGIDLSVGSVVGLAGMTFAILAPASGGAFWLPLIAGLGVGLLVGFLSAAMVVWGAILPFLATLATMAIARTAALVMTDGQVVSGLSGPAEWLGSGFIGPVPVPVIIFLVVAVFCEFVLSRTKFGSHVYAVGGNEESAKKVGISTSRVLFTVYLIGGVTAALGGLVLTARLDGAAPVAGTGYELQVIAAVVIGGTSLFGGVGTIRGTVVGVLLLGVVMNGMNLMGVSSYYQQGVQGIILVLAVLLNRWKSD from the coding sequence GTGAGCCTCACAATGGAAAACCTCAAGACAAAGCTGGGCCCGGCAGACCTTAAGGAAGGACTCACGGCAACCAAAGTCAAGCGCTTCATCGGTGACTATGGGATCATCATCCTTTTCGTGGTGATCCTCGTTTTCCTGGCGGCCGCGGCACCAAACTTCCTGACACTGAACAATATCGTGAACGTCGTTCGGCAGTCGTCCATCATCGGACTGATCGCCCTTGGAATGACATTCATCATGATCACCGCCGGCATCGACCTCTCGGTAGGATCCGTAGTGGGTCTTGCCGGGATGACCTTCGCAATACTTGCTCCTGCCAGTGGAGGCGCTTTCTGGCTGCCTCTGATCGCCGGCCTCGGCGTTGGTTTGCTGGTGGGCTTCCTGAGTGCGGCAATGGTGGTCTGGGGAGCCATCCTTCCCTTCCTGGCCACGTTGGCAACGATGGCCATAGCCCGCACGGCAGCGCTGGTCATGACGGATGGACAGGTTGTCTCCGGACTGAGTGGCCCCGCAGAATGGCTCGGTTCGGGCTTCATTGGTCCCGTCCCGGTTCCGGTCATCATCTTCTTAGTCGTCGCTGTCTTCTGCGAGTTCGTGCTCAGCAGGACCAAGTTCGGTTCCCACGTCTATGCAGTGGGGGGCAATGAAGAGTCCGCAAAGAAAGTCGGCATCTCGACCAGTCGGGTGCTCTTCACTGTCTACCTCATCGGCGGTGTCACTGCCGCTCTGGGCGGCCTCGTCTTGACTGCCCGTCTCGATGGGGCGGCCCCGGTGGCCGGCACCGGTTACGAGCTGCAGGTGATTGCCGCCGTCGTGATTGGAGGCACAAGTCTGTTCGGTGGCGTCGGCACCATTCGCGGAACAGTCGTTGGTGTCCTCCTGCTGGGTGTCGTGATGAATGGCATGAACCTGATGGGGGTTTCGTCCTACTACCAGCAGGGAGTCCAAGGCATCATCCTGGTGCTGGCCGTGCTGTTGAACCGCTGGAAGTCGGACTAA
- a CDS encoding APC family permease encodes MSSTTKGTTTTPTQTQEHKLSGNMGVGELVMNVLAFSSPLTTVAGTLPVMLLFSGHTAPGIYVLVTLMLLIFSVGFVKMSRSVEAPGGFYSFVTAGLGKPAGLGGALLALFGYVFIGFFAPSLFALTLQGFVVNTLNGPEIPWYWYGLGIIAVTTLLAYNRIDLSAKVLTVVMLLESTVVVVFDIAAFATGSGEVVQGIGFSMPWITDAGLGLALLFAVGNFFGFEATVIYRDEVKNPDRTIPRATYIAVVGIGLFYAVAAWAYTAFIGPDKVQGEAAANTVNLFNDGATVLVGKIFADIAVVLLITSILASMLSIQNIAARYSFSLAADGALPSVLGRVHPRHKSPYVSALAVGLLWAAATVVFTVIGVAPEALYPIASGSGTFAVLLLMFITSFAVLVYFVRRRSFAPESVWKTIVAPIVSVIFLGLITYLAITNYPELIGGSAVMTAIFMTFTFALFFGGIVYAYFLRSKRPHVYARLGRQKID; translated from the coding sequence ATGTCAAGCACAACAAAAGGTACGACGACAACGCCGACCCAAACCCAGGAACACAAGCTCAGCGGCAATATGGGCGTGGGTGAGCTCGTGATGAACGTTCTCGCCTTCTCCTCTCCGCTGACCACCGTTGCGGGCACCTTGCCTGTGATGCTTCTTTTCAGCGGCCACACGGCACCGGGCATCTACGTTCTGGTGACTCTCATGCTGCTGATTTTCTCTGTTGGCTTCGTGAAAATGAGCCGCAGTGTTGAAGCGCCCGGTGGATTCTACTCATTTGTCACAGCGGGCCTGGGTAAGCCTGCAGGCCTCGGAGGCGCGCTGTTGGCCCTCTTCGGCTATGTCTTTATTGGGTTCTTTGCTCCCTCCCTATTCGCGCTGACACTCCAAGGTTTCGTGGTGAATACGCTGAACGGTCCCGAGATCCCCTGGTATTGGTATGGGTTAGGGATCATAGCCGTCACCACACTCCTTGCCTATAACCGCATTGATCTCTCGGCAAAAGTACTCACGGTAGTCATGCTGCTGGAGTCGACCGTAGTAGTTGTCTTCGACATCGCCGCATTCGCTACAGGGTCCGGGGAGGTCGTTCAGGGCATCGGCTTCTCCATGCCGTGGATCACGGATGCCGGTCTGGGGCTGGCACTGCTATTCGCTGTCGGAAACTTCTTCGGGTTCGAAGCTACGGTCATCTACAGGGACGAAGTCAAGAATCCGGACCGCACCATTCCGCGGGCCACCTACATTGCGGTAGTTGGAATCGGGCTCTTCTACGCCGTGGCGGCCTGGGCCTACACGGCCTTCATCGGTCCGGACAAAGTCCAAGGTGAAGCTGCAGCAAACACGGTGAACCTCTTCAATGACGGCGCCACGGTACTGGTCGGCAAGATCTTTGCAGATATAGCGGTTGTCCTCCTGATCACGTCGATCTTGGCTTCAATGCTCTCGATCCAGAACATCGCCGCCAGATACAGCTTTTCGCTGGCCGCCGACGGGGCGTTGCCCTCAGTGCTCGGACGGGTCCACCCCCGCCACAAGTCGCCCTACGTTTCCGCGCTGGCAGTTGGCCTCCTGTGGGCGGCGGCCACTGTGGTCTTCACTGTTATTGGAGTTGCGCCGGAGGCCCTCTACCCGATCGCCAGCGGAAGCGGCACCTTTGCGGTCCTGCTCCTGATGTTCATCACCAGCTTCGCTGTGTTGGTGTATTTTGTCCGCCGCCGCAGTTTTGCCCCGGAATCTGTGTGGAAGACCATTGTTGCGCCGATCGTCAGCGTTATCTTCCTTGGCCTGATCACCTATCTGGCAATCACCAATTACCCGGAACTCATCGGCGGTTCGGCAGTCATGACCGCCATCTTCATGACCTTCACCTTTGCCTTGTTCTTCGGCGGGATTGTTTACGCATACTTCTTGCGTTCCAAGCGTCCACATGTCTATGCACGCCTGGGCCGGCAAAAGATCGACTAG
- a CDS encoding D-2-hydroxyacid dehydrogenase gives MSRPKVIAIVQEGRPLPPVERLEAEANVVVVRTADEFRAAQSGAEILFLNDFRTKLLREVGPGELRWIHTSSIGVDSLMTGEIINSDIVVSNSRGVCERPIAEWVLGVLLMFTKDLRRTIELQQARTWQHRETEPLLGRKVLVVGPGPVGRETVLLLRAAGMDVNVVGRSARNDAQLGFISGFDELDRLLGQADDVVLTLPLTEETRGLFNSSRFRTMRPGARLVNVGRGAVVLEHDLLDALDSGHLGAAALDVFEHEPLDAGNPLWSRQNILVSPHASGDLIGWRGRVVDCFARNLRRWKAHEPLKDVVDLKKLGPATPSLVVETP, from the coding sequence GTGTCACGACCAAAAGTGATAGCGATTGTCCAGGAGGGTCGGCCGCTCCCTCCTGTTGAACGGTTGGAAGCCGAGGCGAATGTCGTGGTGGTGCGTACCGCAGACGAATTCCGGGCCGCGCAGTCTGGAGCGGAAATCCTGTTCCTGAACGACTTTAGAACCAAGCTCCTGCGGGAGGTGGGGCCGGGGGAGTTGCGATGGATACATACGTCAAGCATCGGCGTTGACAGCCTGATGACCGGCGAGATCATCAACAGCGACATCGTTGTGAGCAACTCGCGCGGTGTGTGTGAGCGGCCGATAGCCGAGTGGGTCCTGGGTGTCCTGCTGATGTTTACCAAGGACCTGCGCCGCACCATAGAGCTGCAGCAGGCCCGTACCTGGCAGCATCGAGAGACCGAGCCGCTGCTGGGTCGCAAAGTCCTGGTTGTGGGGCCCGGGCCAGTTGGCCGCGAAACCGTCCTTCTCCTGCGCGCTGCGGGAATGGACGTTAACGTCGTGGGCAGGTCTGCCAGGAATGATGCGCAACTGGGTTTCATTTCAGGCTTTGATGAGCTTGACCGGCTCCTTGGCCAAGCCGATGACGTCGTGCTGACACTGCCCCTCACGGAGGAAACTCGTGGGCTCTTCAACTCGTCGCGGTTCCGCACTATGAGGCCCGGGGCGCGTCTGGTCAACGTCGGACGCGGGGCGGTGGTGCTCGAGCACGACCTCCTCGATGCCCTTGACTCCGGGCACCTGGGCGCGGCGGCGCTGGATGTGTTCGAGCATGAGCCATTGGATGCCGGGAATCCGCTGTGGAGCCGACAGAACATCCTGGTCTCTCCCCATGCCTCCGGTGACCTCATCGGCTGGCGGGGAAGAGTGGTGGACTGCTTCGCGCGGAATCTCAGGCGGTGGAAGGCGCACGAGCCGCTGAAGGATGTGGTGGACCTGAAGAAGCTTGGTCCGGCTACTCCTTCGCTGGTGGTCGAAACGCCCTAA
- a CDS encoding ATP-binding cassette domain-containing protein — protein MTDAPPATPPLVALRDIHKTFGAVSALRGVSIDVQPGETFALLGDNAAGKSTLMKVLTGVYQPDRGSIELDGKTTEFPTPSASRDQGVEMVYQDFALADNLDVRTNIFLGREPQKNILGPFLRIIDRKKMEIETKRVLERLDIPINPRLKVKRLSGGQRQAVAIGRALAFDARLIIMDEPTANLSVAKVDKLIEVTQRLKDLGIAVIIITHRLDEAFAVADRFAVMRQGQVVGRFRVGEVSEAQVAHLISHGTLDDYVDDGAGIPEDRRKIGSTSSMDVVDAMAARGTTNGSDS, from the coding sequence ATGACCGACGCACCACCGGCGACCCCTCCACTGGTTGCCCTCAGAGACATACACAAGACATTCGGGGCGGTGTCCGCATTGCGCGGCGTCAGCATCGATGTCCAACCTGGCGAAACTTTTGCACTGCTTGGCGATAACGCCGCCGGCAAATCCACGCTCATGAAGGTACTTACGGGCGTTTACCAACCCGATCGTGGTTCCATCGAGCTGGACGGAAAAACGACGGAGTTCCCCACCCCGTCAGCCTCCCGTGACCAAGGGGTAGAGATGGTCTACCAAGACTTTGCCCTGGCTGACAACTTGGATGTTCGTACCAACATCTTCCTCGGACGGGAACCGCAAAAGAACATCCTCGGCCCATTCCTCCGGATCATCGACCGCAAGAAGATGGAGATCGAGACCAAGCGCGTGCTTGAACGTTTGGACATCCCCATCAACCCGAGGCTCAAGGTAAAGCGGTTGTCCGGAGGGCAGCGCCAAGCCGTCGCCATTGGCCGGGCGCTTGCTTTTGATGCACGTCTCATCATCATGGATGAGCCCACGGCCAACCTGTCGGTAGCCAAGGTGGACAAGCTCATCGAAGTAACGCAGCGGCTCAAAGACCTGGGTATCGCAGTGATTATCATTACGCACCGCTTGGATGAAGCGTTCGCGGTCGCCGACCGCTTCGCTGTCATGCGCCAAGGACAGGTAGTGGGCCGCTTCCGGGTTGGAGAGGTATCCGAGGCGCAGGTTGCACACCTGATTTCCCACGGCACATTGGACGACTACGTCGATGACGGCGCCGGCATCCCCGAAGACCGCCGCAAAATCGGAAGCACGTCATCGATGGATGTCGTTGATGCAATGGCTGCCCGCGGCACTACGAATGGGAGCGACTCGTGA
- a CDS encoding sugar ABC transporter substrate-binding protein — protein sequence MMDIRKKLAVATAMLAAGALTLTGCGGSSTAGSSEAAGKTYNIGVVVLDLQDPDLAHMTDAMKKTADEKGVKLNITDSKKDVGSELNQVEDLLTRQVDAVIMQPLDGDASQNAAKRVIAANIPLFILSTEFAEGADVAYKSYIGVDDTVAGEMQAEYLNKMLPQGGNIVFAAGIYGASWTDRRKSGFDSKINKNFKVVAEFQAKGSRDDAKRNMEDTLQRFGAGQIDAVVANNDEMAIGAASAIADAGRTAEFKSVVGVDGTDPALQDIKAGTMSATVRQDSAGQGVKAVEVVTDFLKGGNVENRYTLPFTLITKDNLSEFLK from the coding sequence ATGATGGATATTCGAAAGAAGCTCGCTGTGGCCACCGCAATGCTGGCTGCAGGCGCTCTCACCCTCACCGGCTGTGGGGGCAGCAGCACGGCAGGCAGTTCCGAGGCGGCAGGCAAGACCTACAACATTGGCGTTGTGGTCCTTGACCTCCAGGACCCGGACCTGGCCCACATGACGGACGCAATGAAGAAGACGGCTGACGAAAAGGGCGTCAAGCTCAACATCACCGACTCCAAGAAGGACGTTGGCAGCGAACTCAACCAGGTTGAGGACCTGCTCACGCGCCAGGTTGACGCAGTCATCATGCAGCCACTGGATGGCGATGCCAGCCAGAACGCGGCAAAACGGGTCATCGCCGCCAACATTCCGCTGTTCATCCTGTCCACTGAATTTGCGGAGGGCGCTGACGTCGCCTACAAGAGCTACATCGGTGTGGACGACACCGTGGCCGGCGAAATGCAGGCTGAGTACTTGAACAAGATGCTTCCCCAAGGCGGAAACATCGTGTTCGCCGCTGGCATCTACGGAGCCTCCTGGACGGATCGCCGAAAGAGTGGCTTCGACAGCAAGATCAACAAGAACTTCAAGGTCGTGGCTGAGTTCCAGGCCAAGGGCAGCCGTGACGATGCCAAGCGCAACATGGAGGACACTCTTCAGCGGTTTGGCGCGGGCCAGATCGATGCCGTGGTGGCCAACAACGACGAAATGGCCATTGGTGCAGCCTCTGCTATTGCTGACGCGGGCCGCACTGCCGAGTTCAAGTCGGTAGTCGGCGTCGATGGTACCGATCCCGCCCTTCAGGACATCAAGGCTGGGACGATGTCGGCGACAGTCCGCCAGGACTCTGCTGGACAAGGCGTCAAAGCAGTTGAGGTTGTCACTGACTTCCTCAAGGGCGGGAATGTGGAGAACCGCTACACGCTGCCGTTCACGCTCATCACCAAGGACAACCTTTCTGAGTTCTTGAAGTAA
- the iolG gene encoding inositol 2-dehydrogenase has product MTQQIRVGLFGTGRIGQVHAMSLATLDEATLSWVCDPFIEGAKQTAAEFGGRVSEDPDEVFASGEIDAVIVASPTATHLDLVEKAIDANVPVLCEKPIDLDIARVDALRGKVAASGVPVALGFNKRFDRHFVELKRRVAAGEIGALEQLVITSRDPGEPPAAYLPQSGGIFRDMTIHDLDMARYFIPQIVEVSANGANVFSDSIRHADDFDSTVVTLRGSKDELVTILNSRHSAFGYDQRIEAFGSTGLLHVGNKNDNMVRHWGARSVESVGPYQNFFLERYAEAYRLEVAEFLRAVRGLPSRSPGFDDGRAALILADAAEKSARTGAAIAVDLG; this is encoded by the coding sequence ATGACGCAACAGATCAGGGTTGGCCTGTTCGGAACCGGGAGAATAGGCCAGGTACACGCCATGAGTTTGGCTACTTTGGACGAGGCAACACTGTCCTGGGTATGTGATCCCTTTATAGAAGGTGCAAAACAAACCGCCGCCGAATTCGGCGGCCGCGTGAGCGAGGATCCTGACGAAGTTTTCGCCTCGGGGGAAATTGACGCCGTCATTGTGGCTTCGCCTACGGCAACTCATCTGGACCTCGTGGAAAAGGCCATTGACGCGAACGTGCCAGTGCTTTGCGAGAAACCGATCGATCTGGACATAGCTCGTGTGGACGCCCTTCGGGGCAAGGTCGCAGCTTCAGGAGTGCCGGTAGCCTTGGGTTTCAACAAACGCTTTGACAGGCACTTCGTGGAGCTGAAACGACGCGTGGCTGCCGGCGAAATCGGAGCGTTGGAGCAACTGGTGATCACCAGTCGGGACCCGGGGGAGCCGCCGGCAGCCTATCTCCCTCAATCCGGCGGAATCTTCCGCGACATGACCATCCACGACCTTGATATGGCGAGGTACTTTATCCCCCAAATTGTTGAGGTTTCGGCCAACGGTGCAAACGTATTCAGCGACAGCATCCGCCACGCTGATGACTTCGATTCAACTGTGGTCACACTGCGGGGTTCCAAAGATGAACTTGTGACGATCTTGAATTCGCGTCACTCGGCGTTTGGCTACGACCAGCGCATCGAGGCGTTCGGTTCAACCGGATTGCTCCATGTAGGCAACAAGAACGACAACATGGTCAGGCACTGGGGGGCCAGGTCTGTCGAATCGGTGGGGCCGTACCAGAATTTCTTCCTCGAACGGTATGCCGAGGCCTACCGTCTGGAAGTAGCAGAATTCCTCCGCGCGGTCCGTGGCCTCCCTTCGAGAAGTCCAGGATTCGACGACGGCCGTGCCGCCCTGATCCTGGCGGACGCAGCTGAGAAATCTGCCCGGACCGGCGCTGCGATAGCAGTGGACCTGGGCTAG